A DNA window from Janibacter sp. A1S7 contains the following coding sequences:
- a CDS encoding M20 aminoacylase family protein produces MRDLDARLRAWRHQLHRHPETAFEEHATADFVAAVLREAGYEVARGIGGTGLVASLTKGTSPRSVGLRADMDGLPLTEVDGRAHGSTSPGRMHACGHDGHMAMALGAAAVLAEEDFDGTVRMVFQPAEEPGRGARAMVADGLFERFPVDAMHGIHNMPGVPAGHLHTRVGGFMASEDNFEIVVTGRGGHAARPQAVVDPLVIGAEIVLALQTVVARSLDPVDPAVLSCTGFETDGARNAIPTQVRITGDTRSFAPGVQELLERRIREISTGIAAAHGASCQVTYTHEFAPTVNHPEATARAVSAAVTALGAERVDGQCPPAMPSEDFGVFAEHVPACFAFLGNGIEPGRGGTPLHSSDYDVNDDVLGDGVRYLVAVARAELGQPAARSGPAQASR; encoded by the coding sequence ATGCGTGACCTCGACGCGCGACTGCGTGCCTGGCGGCACCAGCTGCACCGCCACCCGGAGACGGCCTTCGAGGAGCACGCGACCGCGGACTTCGTGGCCGCGGTGCTCCGGGAGGCCGGCTACGAGGTGGCCCGCGGCATCGGCGGCACCGGACTCGTCGCCTCCCTGACGAAGGGGACCTCCCCCCGATCGGTCGGTCTGCGGGCCGACATGGACGGACTTCCGCTCACCGAGGTCGACGGGCGTGCCCACGGCTCGACCAGCCCGGGGCGGATGCACGCGTGCGGCCACGACGGGCACATGGCGATGGCCCTGGGCGCGGCCGCGGTTCTCGCGGAGGAGGACTTCGACGGGACGGTGCGGATGGTCTTCCAGCCGGCGGAGGAGCCGGGTCGCGGTGCGCGGGCGATGGTCGCCGACGGCCTCTTCGAGCGTTTCCCCGTCGACGCGATGCACGGCATCCACAACATGCCGGGCGTCCCCGCGGGACATCTGCACACCCGGGTCGGTGGGTTCATGGCCAGCGAGGACAACTTCGAGATCGTCGTGACCGGCCGGGGTGGGCACGCTGCCCGGCCGCAGGCGGTGGTCGACCCGCTGGTGATCGGGGCCGAGATCGTCCTGGCACTGCAGACGGTCGTCGCCCGGAGCCTCGACCCGGTCGACCCGGCGGTCCTCTCCTGCACCGGCTTCGAGACCGACGGCGCGCGCAATGCCATCCCGACGCAGGTACGGATCACCGGGGACACGCGCAGCTTCGCTCCCGGGGTGCAGGAGCTGCTCGAGCGGCGCATCCGGGAGATCTCGACCGGGATCGCCGCCGCCCACGGGGCGAGTTGCCAGGTGACCTACACGCACGAGTTCGCCCCCACGGTCAACCACCCCGAGGCGACCGCACGTGCGGTGTCAGCGGCCGTGACCGCCCTCGGCGCCGAGCGGGTCGACGGCCAGTGCCCGCCGGCGATGCCGAGCGAGGACTTCGGGGTCTTCGCCGAGCACGTGCCGGCGTGCTTCGCCTTCCTCGGCAACGGCATCGAGCCCGGCCGCGGCGGCACCCCGCTGCACAGCAGCGACTACGACGTCAACGACGACGTCCTCGGTGACGGGGTGCGCTACCTCGTCGCGGTGGCGCGGGCGGAACTGGGGCAGCCGGCGGCCCGGTCGGGTCCGGCTCAGGCCAGCCGGTAA
- a CDS encoding heavy-metal-associated domain-containing protein, whose product MSATSTYTVTGMTCGHCVASVTEEVQEISGVQDVAVDLESGAVTITSAEPVDESTVRSAVEEAGYRLA is encoded by the coding sequence ATGAGCGCCACCAGCACCTACACCGTCACCGGCATGACCTGCGGCCACTGCGTCGCCTCCGTCACCGAGGAGGTCCAGGAGATCAGCGGTGTCCAAGACGTCGCGGTCGATCTCGAGTCGGGCGCCGTGACCATCACGAGCGCCGAGCCGGTCGACGAGTCGACCGTGCGCTCCGCCGTCGAGGAGGCGGGTTACCGGCTGGCCTGA
- a CDS encoding pyridoxal-phosphate dependent enzyme, with product MRTYSNPAARSWSTGVTTTSVRDFHRTLPGYAPTPLVDLPQAAEELGVGRVLVKDESARLGMPAFKMLGASWACHQVIERHPGAALVTATDGNHGRAVARMATHLGTSATVFIPGGMRAQAAERIESEGARLVRVDGPYDDAVRAAAEHAAADASRELVQDTAWEGYEQVPTWIVEGYETLSEEIDEQLGVPPDLVVIPSGVGSLAQAVVAHYRQSGSSGRTRLLVVEPDTADCTVASLTAGEPVSVSTGESIMAGLNCGTLSSLAWPLLRDGVDAAATVTDDRARQASDDLLAQGVSSGPSGAATYAGVRTARHDVDLWRHLELPDGATIVLLSTEGRQDDA from the coding sequence ATGAGGACGTACAGCAACCCCGCCGCCCGCTCGTGGTCGACGGGCGTGACGACGACCAGCGTCCGCGACTTCCACCGCACCCTGCCGGGATACGCGCCGACGCCGCTGGTCGACTTGCCGCAAGCCGCCGAGGAGCTCGGCGTCGGGCGAGTCCTCGTCAAGGACGAGTCCGCCCGGCTCGGGATGCCGGCCTTCAAGATGCTCGGCGCCTCGTGGGCCTGTCACCAGGTCATCGAGCGCCACCCCGGTGCGGCGCTGGTCACCGCGACCGACGGCAACCACGGTCGGGCGGTCGCGCGCATGGCGACGCACCTGGGCACGAGCGCCACGGTCTTCATCCCCGGCGGGATGCGTGCGCAGGCCGCCGAGCGGATCGAGTCCGAGGGAGCGAGGCTCGTGCGCGTCGACGGCCCCTACGACGATGCCGTGCGCGCAGCGGCGGAGCACGCCGCGGCCGACGCCTCCCGCGAGCTCGTCCAGGACACCGCGTGGGAGGGGTACGAGCAGGTCCCGACGTGGATCGTCGAGGGCTACGAGACCCTCTCCGAGGAGATCGACGAGCAGCTGGGGGTCCCGCCGGACCTCGTCGTCATCCCGTCCGGCGTCGGCTCGCTCGCCCAGGCGGTCGTCGCCCACTACCGGCAGTCCGGGAGCTCGGGGCGCACCCGGCTCCTCGTCGTCGAGCCGGACACCGCCGACTGCACCGTGGCGAGCCTGACCGCGGGAGAGCCGGTCAGCGTCAGCACCGGCGAGAGCATCATGGCCGGCCTCAACTGCGGCACCCTGTCCAGCCTCGCCTGGCCCCTCCTGCGGGACGGCGTCGACGCAGCGGCCACGGTCACCGACGACCGGGCGCGGCAGGCGTCCGACGACCTGCTGGCACAGGGTGTCTCCTCCGGGCCGAGTGGTGCCGCCACCTACGCCGGGGTGCGTACCGCCCGTCACGACGTCGACCTGTGGCGCCACCTCGAGCTGCCCGACGGCGCGACCATCGTCCTGCTGAGCACGGAAGGCCGTCAGGACGATGCGTGA